A window of the Salarias fasciatus chromosome 7, fSalaFa1.1, whole genome shotgun sequence genome harbors these coding sequences:
- the tsnaxip1 gene encoding translin-associated factor X-interacting protein 1 codes for MQLESYVKRELQAVSPDQPKSQELKLQVYSRAFACFIRAFKTYQPLLSAIKKEYENSLVHQQEQIRELEPLRSHLRLLTEECDRKIQARWKEEQVEIVALKREKQQLQEEIETLREKEKAAQIVVDHLQSELSNVYLQYQDERDARKLLIWQLNDLTRSPGKKEEDPAVKDTEDCGDSVQLQLALKVCREDLSRAQEELTRMKAEYWDVVPRRDWDVLEQSHKHTQLQLKTLQSDFDQLKCEYETLLELQRRGTTQARTQVSTAVQTDESSSQGQSPSQSGHIEEPINSDVPESEALPSQESREALRTAESDEETDAHVISAQSEADSSSDTSASQRRRRSAGSTSSLKSDT; via the exons ATGCAGCTGGAGAGCTATGTGAAAAGGGAGCTTCAAGCTGTCAGCCCAGACCAGCCAAAATCTCAAGAACTGAAGCTACAG GTCTACAGCCGTGCTTTTGCTTGTTTCATCAGAGCATTTAAAACCTACCAGCCTCTTCTTTCTGCCATCAAAAAGGAATATGAAAACAGTTTAG TGCATCAACAGGAACAAATCCGAGAGCTGGAACCGCTGCGGTCCCATCTGAGGCTGCTGACAGAGGAATGCGACAGGAAGATCCAAGCTCGTTGGAAAGAGGAGCAGGTCGAGATTGTTGCCTTGAAAAGGGAGAAGCAGCAACTGCAGGAGGAGATTGAAACCctgagggagaaagaaaaggctGCGCAGATAGTG GTGGACCATCTGCAGTCAGAGCTGTCCAACGTGTACCTGCAGTACCAGGACGAGCGAGATGCTCGCAAGTTGTTGATCTGGCAGCTCAATGACCTGACGAGAAGTCCagggaagaaggaggaggatcCAGCAGTTAAAGATACAG AAGATTGTGGTGATTCGGTGCAGCTTCAGCTGGCTCTTAAAGTGTGTCGAGAAGACCTGAGCAGAGCCCAGGAGGAGCTCACCAGGATGAAAGCAGAGTACTGGGATGTGGTCCCACGGCGTGACTGGGACGTGCTGGAGCAAAGCCACAAGCACACCCAGCTGCAG ttgaaaacacttcagagtGACTTCGATCAGCTGAAGTGTGAGTATGAGAcactgctggagctccagagaAGAGGCACCACACAGGCCAGGACACAGGTGTCCACCGCTGTACAG ACAGATGAGAGTTCATCTCAAGGACAAAGCCCAAGTCAGTCCGGCCATATTGAGGAGCCAATCAACTCTGACGTCCCTGAGAGTGAGGCGCTCCCTTCGCAGGAGTCTAG ggaGGCCCTGAGGACAGCGGAGTCAGATGAGGAGACGGATGCACACGTGATCTCTGCTCAAAGtgaagcagacagcagcagcgacACCTCGGCCTCTCAGAGACGCCGACGTTCAGCTGGAAGCACCTCCAGTCTCAAATCTGACACCTGA